The following coding sequences are from one Triticum dicoccoides isolate Atlit2015 ecotype Zavitan chromosome 4A, WEW_v2.0, whole genome shotgun sequence window:
- the LOC119289157 gene encoding uncharacterized protein LOC119289157 has product MSRRTRRGDRQQQQPLARSTTVSNNPIFFVHDGLDDVPGEFAKPLPLPPSRAHLQPAGSRRAASSTCTFMASRHGSGWVLRRVHHHDPFLAAYVACSKSGGKVDAAAAPPKREQKKNKNRGDAAVQGCGIWSGWTAAGAKYAGAMSCKYGCDVATAQGDDPAASPTPRLHLSRQLVVIPARKRALQPRGRPQG; this is encoded by the coding sequence ATGAGCCGCCGCACCAGGCGCGGcgaccggcagcagcagcagccgctggCTCGTTCCACGACCGTGTCCAACAATCCCATCTTCTTCGTGCACGACGGCCTAGACGATGTGCCCGGTGAGTTCGCCAAGCCGCTCCCGCTGCCCCCGAGCAGGGCGCACCTGCAGCCTGCAGGCTCGCGGCGGGCAGCCAGTTCCACTTGCACGTTCATGGCGAGCCGGCACGGGAGCGGCTGGGTCCTGAGGAGGGTGCACCACCACGACCCGTTCCTCGCCGCCTATGTGGCCTGCAGCAAGAGCGGCGGCAAGGTCGACGCCGCCGCTGCTCCGCCGAAGAGGGAGCAAAAGAAGAATAAGAACAGAGGCGATGCCGCTGTGCAGGGGTGCGGCATTTGGAGCGGTTGGACGGCGGCGGGAGCGAAGTACGCCGGAGCGATGTCGTGTAAGTACGGCTGCGACGTTGCAACCGCGCAGGGCGACGATCCTGCCGCGTCCCCGACGCCCAGACTGCACCTGTCGAGGCAACTGGTGGTGATCCCGGCCAGGAAGAGGGCCCTGCAGCCACGGGGGCGGCCGCAGGGCTGA
- the LOC119286791 gene encoding ribosomal RNA small subunit methyltransferase E-like — MPPAATFSSFSALMRRPPPPARRLLVPPAAARAHSTAGASRARGGLPRFHSPSLPLSKGEVVRIQGDEFWHMTRVLRLGINDRVELFDGAGGLVEGSIQKVDKNGSDVELLENARLIAPQGIQWHVFAAFGTLKGGRADWLIEKCTELGASSVTPLLTERCHTIAENRVDRLQRLVLAAVKQCQRVHDMSLKPPIQIHDLPLAVSQSKLAFLASAEAPPVLSVLPKCSSEEESGLLIIGPEGDFTEEEVKVLKAAGAVPVGLGPCRLRVETATISLLSALMLWSDAAQHQETQRQRG, encoded by the exons ATGCCACCCGCCGCCACCTTCTCGTCGTTCTCCGCGTTGATGCGCcggcctccgccgccggcccggcgcCTCCTCGTCCCCCCCGCCGCCGCGCGCGCGCACAGCACTGCCGGGGCAAGCCGTGCTCGCGGCGGCCTGCCGCGGTtccactccccctctctccccttgtCCAAG GGTGAGGTGGTTCGCATCCAAGGCGACGAGTTCTGGCACATGACACGGGTGTTGCGCCTTGGCATCAATGACAG GGTCGAACTATTTGATGGGGCCGGTGGCTTAGTTGAAGGATCCATACAAAAGGTTGACAAGAATGGATCAGATGTTGAGTTATTGGAGAACGCCAGGCTCATTGCTCCTCAAGGCATTCAATGGCATGTCTTTGCTGCATTTG GGACGCTGAAAGGTGGACGTGCAGATTGGCTTATAGAGAAATGTACT GAACTTGGCGCTTCCAGTGTTACGCCTCTTTTGACTGAACGATGCCATACGATAGCGGAAAATAGAGTGGACAGGTTGCAACGGCTGGTGTTAGCTGCAGTTAAACAAT GCCAGAGAGTGCATGATATGTCACTGAAGCCCCCAATTCAGATACATGATCTTCCGCTGGCT GTGTCGCAATCAAAGCTTGCTTTCTTAGCATCTGCTGAAGCGCCTCCTGTTTTGAGCGTTTTGCCAAAGTGCAGCAGCGAGGAGGAAAGCGGGCTTTTAATCATTGGACCGGAAGGAG ACTTTACGGAGGAGGAGGTGAAGGTTTTGAAGGCGGCTGGTGCGGTCCCTGTTGGTCTCGGTCCATGCAGGCTACGCGTGGAGACAGCTACCATCTCACTCCTTTCTGCGCTCATGCTGTGGTCAGACGCCGCTCAGCACCAAGAAACTCAGCGGCAACGCGGATAG
- the LOC119286790 gene encoding G-type lectin S-receptor-like serine/threonine-protein kinase At5g24080, translated as MAMALLPCLLLLLAFAGARAQQMPSFPAANDARPWLPTEASRILVSPSRGMAAGFVPSVSSAGKYRFAVWVANVSSRADGKTIIWYAHNASNGVVVEADGSSTLVVDAAGVLTWAGASSTIWTLPNTANATAPRLTLNDTGSLVFGSWSSFGEPTDTLMPGQDIPQGNNNSADVTTLRSASGRYRLVNSMALKYYSGERGADPSGSIYANMSGGGTLLNLTTEGELKLSAGNPTTLIASDKGARDRLRRLTLDDDGNLRLYSLLPARREWRVVWELVQELCRIQGTCRGNNTICVPKGADGVTCVCPPGFRNRTGAGDDGCEAKKSVAGAGGKFVRLDFVSFSSGAPKSSSDPGPYMSIQPPSNLAVCRNMCRDDPGCPAFGYKFGGDRTCLLYKSRLVDGYWSPGTEMSTFVRVAEADRDSNPFTGMTSMIDTVCPVQLALPVPPKQKATTIRNIAIITALFAAELLAGVLSFWAFLRKYSQYREMARTLGLEYLPAGGPRRFSYAELKAATKDFTDVVGRGAYGTVFRGELPDRRAVAVKQLHGVGGGEAEFWAEVTIIARMHHLNLVRMWGFCADKDQRMLVYEYVPNGSLDKYLFSSSSSAAPSGGDAQGEDGEESSQQGQQPVMLDLHTRYRIALGVARAIAYLHEECLEWVLHCDIKPENILLEDDFCPKVSDFGLSKLTSKKEKVTMSRIRGTRGYMAPEWVIHREPITAKADVYSFGMVLLEIVSGRRNYGFRQESVGSEDWYFPKWAYEKVYVERRIEDIMDPRILLAVDDDADSVATVERMVKTAMWCLQDRADMRPSMGKVAKMLEGTVEITDPVKPTIFCVQDD; from the coding sequence ATGGCCATGGCCCTCCTCccatgcctcctcctcctcctggcgttcGCCGGCGCCCGGGCTCAGCAGATGCCCTCCTTCCCCGCCGCCAACGACGCCAGGCCCTGGCTCCCGACGGAGGCCAGCCGCATCCTCGTCTCGCCGAGTCGCGGCATGGCCGCCGGCTTCGTGCCGTCGGTCTCGTCCGCCGGCAAGTACCGCTTCGCCGTCTGGGTCGCCAACGTCTCCTCCCGCGCAGACGGCAAGACCATCATATGGTACGCTCACAACGCCTCCAACGGCGTCGTCGTCGAGGCCGACGGCAGCTCCACCCTCGTCGTCGACGCCGCCGGCGTGCTCACTTGGGCCGGGGCCAGCAGCACCATCTGGACCCTGCCCAACACCGCCAACGCCACGGCTCCCAGGCTGACGCTCAACGACACGGGGAGCCTCGTGTTCGGCTCCTGGTCCAGCTTCGGCGAGCCCACGGACACGCTCATGCCGGGGCAGGACATaccccaggggaacaacaacagcgCCGACGTCACCACGCTGCGGTCCGCCAGCGGGCGCTACCGGCTCGTCAACTCCATGGCGCTCAAGTACTACTCGGGCGAGCGCGGCGCCGACCCCTCGGGCTCCATCTACGCCAACATGAGCGGCGGCGGCACGCTGCTGAACCTCACCACGGAGGGCGAGCTGAAGCTCAGCGCCGGGAACCCGACGACGCTCATCGCCTCCGACAAGGGCGCCAGGGACCGGCTGCGGCGCCTCACGCTCGACGACGACGGCAACCTGCGCCTCTACAGCCTGCTCCCGGCGAGGCGCGAGTGGCGCGTCGTGTGGGAGCTCGTGCAGGAGCTGTGCAGGATCCAGGGCACCTGCCGCGGCAACAACACCATCTGCGTCCCCAAGGGCGCCGACGGCGTCACCTGCGTCTGCCCGCCCGGCTTCCGCAACAGGACCGGTGCAGGGGACGACGGCTGCGAGGCCAAGAAGAGCGTGGCGGGCGCCGGCGGCAAGTTCGTCCGGCTGGACTTCGTGTCCTTCTCCAGCGGCGCGCCCAAATCTTCCTCCGATCCTGGCCCGTACATGTCTATCCAGCCGCCCAGTAACCTGGCGGTGTGCAGGAATATGTGCCGGGACGACCCCGGCTGCCCGGCGTTCGGCTACAAGTTCGGCGGCGACCGGACGTGCCTGCTGTACAAGTCGCGGCTGGTGGACGGGTACTGGTCGCCGGGGACGGAGATGTCGACGTTcgtgcgggtggcggaggcggaCAGGGACAGCAACCCGTTCACGGGGATGACGAGCATGATCGACACGGTGTGCCCGGTGCAGCTGGCGCTGCCGGTGCCGCCGAAGCAGAAGGCGACGACGATCCGCAACATCGCCATCATCACGGCGCTGTTCGCGGCGGAGCTGCTGGCGGGGGTGCTGTCCTTCTGGGCGTTCCTGCGCAAGTACTCGCAGTACCGGGAGATGGCGCGCACGCTGGGGCTGGAGTACCTCCCCGCCGGCGGGCCCCGGCGGTTCTCGTACGCGGAGCTCAAGGCGGCGACCAAGGACTTCACGGACGTGGTGGGGCGCGGCGCGTACGGCACGGTGTTCCGCGGCGAGCTCCCCGACCGGCGCGCGGTGGCGGTGAAGCAGCTGcacggcgtgggcggcggcgaggcggagttCTGGGCGGAGGTGACCATCATCGCGCGCATGCACCACCTCAACCTGGTGCGCATGTGGGGGTTCTGCGCCGACAAGGACCAGCGCATGCTGGTGTACGAGTACGTGCCCAACGGCTCGCTGGACAAGTACCTCTTCTCCAGCTCCTCGTCGGCGGCGCCCTCCGGCGGCGACGCTCAAGGCGAGGACGGCGAGGAGAGCTCGCAGCAAGGGCAGCAGCCGGTGATGCTGGACCTGCACACCCGGTACCGGATCGCGCTGGGGGTGGCGCGGGCGATCGCGTACCTGCACGAGGAGTGCCTGGAGTGGGTGCTGCACTGCGACATCAAGCCGGAGAACATCCTGCTGGAGGACGACTTCTGCCCCAAGGTGTCGGACTTCGGGCTGTCCAAGCTGACGAGCAAGAAGGAGAAGGTGACCATGTCGCGGATCCGGGGCACGCGCGGGTACATGGCGCCCGAGTGGGTGATCCACCGGGAGCCCATCACGGCCAAGGCGGACGTGTACAGCTTCGGCATGGTGCTGCTGGAGATCGTGTCCGGGCGGCGCAACTACGGCTTCCGGCAGGAGTCGGTGGGCAGCGAGGACTGGTACTTCCCCAAGTGGGCGTACGAGAAGGTGTACGTGGAGCGGCGCATCGAGGACATCATGGACCCCCGCATCCTCCTCGCCGTCGACGACGACGCCGACAGCGTCGCCACCGTCGAGCGCATGGTCAAGACCGCCATGTGGTGCCTCCAGGACCGCGCCGACATGCGCCCCTCCATGGGCAAGGTCGCCAAGATGCTCGAGGGCACCGTCGAGATCACCGACCCCGTCAAGCCTACCATCTTCTGCGTCCAGGACGACTAA